Proteins from a genomic interval of Macrobrachium nipponense isolate FS-2020 chromosome 33, ASM1510439v2, whole genome shotgun sequence:
- the LOC135202639 gene encoding dnaJ homolog subfamily C member 3-like, translating to MALIPTGSVVQPIINGIRILGLFIGNNAASLVLGGLLGRAHQCIGGQKALQIAHDAATTALMDAKDDLFYATEMISLLKEDWTDAREENIFLLEEIEDLNLNEAALITTNQDLLDQLMEEKHNAEGLRKERDSAEEVNEHLRQQIEELQRALTLKEKEAENLHEELACREKECEQNREKVEQLQKQAEDNDFYCGYLEEKVKAHEAERKRLTQVATELEERLRVSQREPASVLARNLDQVKNHGRETQETQGLQEEAHIMEAKVQSLPRNETEKPKNNALAEEDKVKGNTFYKLGRLEEACECFLRVLEMADADDQADYRLRLGLCLLLLGRHSEAMVQLEGLDGRKDLLAAAKALQRMQCHGCPYYILGIAETANLKDIEWAYRKRALKFNPDRCQGSEEERQRRKEIMQKVNYANGLLHDAEERREYDAVREFIKEQAARVFEDPQEAMKVKRKRPGRRAKRMNTKRR from the coding sequence ATGGCTCTGATCCCTACCGGATCAGTGGTACAACCTATTATAAATGGAATCCGAATCCTCGGATTGTTTATTGGTAATAACGCAGCATCTCTTGTTCTGGGAGGACTTCTTGGCCGCGCACATCAGTGCATTGGAGGCCAGAAGGCTCTCCAGATTGCTCATGATGCTGCTACAACTGCCCTGATGGACGCCAAAGACGACCTTTTCTACGCCACGGAGATGATCTCTCTCCTGAAGGAAGACTGGACGGATGCTCGGGAGGAGAACATTTTCCTCCTGGAAGAGATCGAAGACTTGAATTTGAACGAAGCAGCGCTGATCACGACAAATCAAGATTTGCTGGACCAGTTGATGGAAGAGAAGCATAACGCTGAAGGGCTTCGTAAAGAACGCGACTCTGCTGAAGAGGTGAATGAACACCTGAGGCAGCAAATAGAAGAGTTGCAGAGGGCattaacactgaaggaaaaggaagcagaaaatCTGCATGAAGAACTCGCATGCAGAGAGAAAGAATGTGAGCAGAACCGGGAAAAAGTAGAACAACTGCAGAAACAAGCAGAAGACAACGATTTCTACTGTGGCTACCTTGAGGAAAAAGTAAAGGCCcacgaagcagagagaaagagactgaccCAGGTGGCCACAGAACTCGAGGAGAGACTGCGAGTCTCACAGCGAGAGCCAGCGTCTGTTCTCGCTAGAAATCTTGATCAAGTGAAAAATCACGGTCGTGAGACGCAGGAGACTcaaggtttgcaggaggaggccCATATCATGGAAGCCAAAGTTCAGTCGCTTCCGAGGAACGAAACAGAAAAGCCTAAGAATAATGCCTTGGCTGAAGAGGACAAGGTGAAAGGAAACACGTTCTACAAGCTTGGACGCCTGGAAGAAGCttgtgaatgtttcctcagagtACTGGAAATGGCCGACGCCGACGACCAAGCGGACTACAGGCTGAGACTGGGATTGTGTCTCTTGTTGCTTGGCAGACACAGCGAAGCTATGGTCCAGCTTGAAGGATTAGATGGTCGAAAAGATTTGCTTGCAGCCGCCAAAGCCCTCCAAAGAATGCAATGTCACGGCTGCCCCTACTACATCCTGGGAATTGCCGAAACGGCTAATTTGAAGGACATAGAGTGGGCCTACCGGAAGCGGGCGCTcaagttcaaccctgataggTGCCAAGGGTCTGAAGAAGAGCGACAACGCAGGAAGGAAATCATGCAGAAGGTCAATTATGCCAACGGTCTCCTGCATGATGCTGAGGAAAGACGAGAATACGACGCTGTCAGGGAGTTCATCAAGGAACAGGCAGCTAGAGTGTTTGAAGATCCTCAGGAGGCCATGAAAGTAAAGAGGAAGAGACCTGGAAGGAGAGCAAAGAGGATGAACACTAAACGACGCTAG